A genomic segment from Saprospiraceae bacterium encodes:
- a CDS encoding ankyrin repeat domain-containing protein yields the protein MSMITGLCWFPVLKVEIGSRKAEGGMAQERTSPTSHFSHFSDFPLPTSHFPLPISHFRLPTSNLENGGLAKASKVKMIYRLIKKSIVQTAGCFLLFLFLVACGPSGSQINAIDLDNRFVAALYAGNVAAIDSCLAAGVDVNIRDVNEIPAIIIAANSGNVEVAKKLVERGANVNSRSPFYYNSTALMEIAAAGDLNMATFLIANGADVHLRDSFGDPAMNWAAYYGNIPLVDLLVQNGASWDVKSEHGSAIDVAMKQWNDPLLGYFIEKGAGVSLEGQALALVQAVRQSDLEALGKLLDQGASPDQVDELATPILINAASKGNEDMVNLLLQKGANINALNRVGQTALARAAYFRHTHIIPILLDKNADVNLTDDFYQLSPLISAAAGGNADIGKLLIDKGADIDHQEGISGFTPLMMATAYGNEEFIQLLLDAGANPYIKTMDGMTLSDMVSYSNNPRIAQMVQDYLMKQ from the coding sequence ATGAGTATGATAACTGGACTTTGTTGGTTCCCTGTTTTGAAGGTGGAAATTGGAAGTCGGAAGGCAGAAGGCGGAATGGCTCAGGAGCGCACTTCTCCCACTTCCCACTTTTCCCACTTTTCCGACTTCCCACTTCCCACTTCCCACTTCCCACTTCCCATTTCCCATTTCCGACTTCCCACTTCTAACTTAGAAAATGGCGGATTAGCAAAAGCGTCAAAAGTCAAAATGATATACCGACTGATAAAAAAATCAATTGTTCAAACTGCTGGATGTTTTCTTCTTTTTTTATTCCTCGTGGCTTGTGGTCCTTCCGGCAGTCAAATCAATGCCATTGACCTGGATAATCGCTTTGTTGCGGCCCTGTATGCCGGAAATGTGGCAGCCATCGACTCCTGCCTTGCCGCTGGCGTAGATGTAAATATCCGCGATGTGAATGAAATTCCAGCCATCATTATCGCTGCCAACTCAGGTAATGTGGAAGTGGCCAAAAAACTGGTAGAAAGAGGGGCGAATGTCAATTCCCGAAGCCCATTCTACTATAATAGTACCGCCCTGATGGAAATAGCAGCAGCAGGAGACCTAAACATGGCCACCTTTCTGATAGCAAATGGCGCAGATGTGCACCTCCGAGATTCCTTTGGCGACCCAGCGATGAACTGGGCTGCCTACTATGGCAATATTCCATTAGTCGACTTATTGGTACAAAATGGAGCGAGTTGGGACGTGAAAAGCGAGCATGGATCGGCCATCGACGTGGCTATGAAACAATGGAATGACCCACTCCTGGGTTACTTCATTGAAAAAGGAGCAGGCGTATCCTTGGAGGGCCAAGCGCTGGCCTTGGTCCAAGCTGTGCGCCAAAGCGATCTGGAGGCCCTGGGCAAGCTTTTGGATCAAGGTGCTTCTCCCGATCAGGTAGATGAATTAGCAACGCCAATCCTCATTAACGCCGCCTCAAAGGGGAACGAGGATATGGTAAACCTGCTCTTACAGAAAGGAGCCAATATCAATGCGCTAAATAGGGTAGGGCAGACTGCCCTGGCGCGGGCCGCCTACTTTAGACATACCCATATCATACCCATATTACTAGACAAAAACGCAGATGTGAACCTCACGGATGATTTCTATCAGCTAAGCCCGCTGATTAGCGCAGCCGCTGGCGGAAACGCGGATATTGGAAAACTGCTGATTGACAAAGGAGCGGATATCGACCACCAAGAAGGGATCTCCGGGTTTACCCCCTTGATGATGGCTACCGCCTATGGGAATGAGGAATTTATCCAATTATTGCTAGATGCAGGTGCCAATCCTTATATCAAAACAATGGATGGGATGACCCTTTCGGATATGGTTAGTTATTCCAACAATCCTCGGATCGCACAAATGGTGCAAGATTATTTGATGAAGCAGTGA